One Chthoniobacterales bacterium genomic region harbors:
- a CDS encoding ligase-associated DNA damage response DEXH box helicase, protein MPKGGTGESPAARVEAWFAARGWEIFSFQREVWDAFARGESGLLHCTTGAGKTYAVWFAALRDALAEPGAGLQVLWITPLRALAADTEAALAAPLEELGLSWTVARRTGDTSSHQRRRILERPPHALVTTPESLALLLSQPAFLPHFTSLRLVVVDEWHELLSTKRGVLTELGLARLRSLAPAAPVWGLSATLGNTEEAAATLGGVSRPMRIVRGRTPKRVQIETLLPPADRHFPWGGHLGLHLLPQVAKRLRANRTSIVFTNTRSQAELWYRALVEAMPDIPLGLHHGSLSDEVRHAAEEGLRTGSLRAVVSTSSLDLGVDFAPVDGVFQIGSPKGVARLLQRAGRSGHQPGAESAIFCVPANTFELVEIAAARDLAAAGTVESRAPLRAPLDVLCQHIVTVAAAGGFRADALFREVRTSHAYRDLAEDEWRWALEFAATGGETLRAYPEFARLVQTDGLYALREERVAKQHRMNIGTITSDASVTVAFQNGARLGSIEESFIAKLRPGDRFLFGGRNLELVRVRDLRAIVRLGGKRPTTVPRWMGGKMPLSSCLSLGVRRRLDAVERNAPADTEEMRRLAPILAVQKRLSRVPAAGELLIERLRTREGHHIFFYPLEGRLVHEGLAALFAFRIARREPLTFSLAVNDYGFELLSAKPAPLEDALTGGLFAEENLLADILGSIHSAEMARRRFREIARVAGLVNEGVGRARKSARQLTISSSLLYDVFARYDPGNRLLAQATHEVMESELEQTRLRETLAQLRERALVIVDAEAPTPFAYPLFVARFREQLSTEELATRVSRMEAAMEKVVAS, encoded by the coding sequence GTGCCCAAAGGCGGCACAGGGGAAAGTCCCGCCGCCCGCGTAGAGGCCTGGTTTGCTGCCCGGGGCTGGGAAATCTTTTCCTTCCAGCGCGAGGTGTGGGACGCGTTCGCTCGCGGAGAATCCGGCCTTCTCCATTGCACGACGGGCGCAGGCAAGACCTATGCCGTGTGGTTCGCCGCGCTGAGGGACGCCCTCGCGGAGCCCGGCGCCGGTCTGCAGGTGCTGTGGATCACGCCGTTGCGCGCGCTCGCCGCGGATACCGAGGCCGCTCTCGCTGCTCCGCTCGAAGAGCTTGGCCTGTCGTGGACCGTCGCCCGTCGCACCGGCGACACCTCGAGCCACCAGCGCCGCAGGATTCTCGAACGCCCTCCCCACGCACTCGTCACCACGCCGGAGAGCCTCGCGCTGCTTCTCAGCCAGCCGGCCTTCCTGCCGCACTTCACTTCGTTGCGGCTGGTCGTGGTGGACGAATGGCACGAGCTACTCTCGACCAAGCGCGGCGTGCTCACGGAGCTGGGACTCGCCCGGCTGCGAAGCCTCGCGCCCGCCGCTCCCGTGTGGGGACTTTCCGCAACGCTCGGGAATACCGAGGAAGCCGCCGCGACCCTTGGCGGCGTCAGCCGTCCGATGCGGATCGTTCGCGGAAGAACGCCGAAACGCGTGCAGATCGAGACGCTCCTTCCGCCGGCGGACAGGCATTTTCCCTGGGGCGGCCACCTCGGCCTGCATCTCCTCCCGCAGGTCGCCAAACGGCTGCGCGCGAATCGCACGAGCATCGTTTTCACGAACACGCGCTCTCAGGCGGAGCTATGGTATCGCGCCCTCGTCGAGGCGATGCCCGACATTCCGCTGGGACTCCATCACGGCTCGCTGTCCGACGAAGTTCGCCACGCGGCCGAGGAGGGATTGCGCACCGGATCGCTGCGGGCCGTCGTCTCGACCTCCAGCCTCGACCTCGGTGTGGACTTCGCGCCCGTCGACGGCGTCTTTCAGATCGGCAGCCCGAAAGGCGTGGCCCGCTTGCTCCAGCGTGCCGGCCGCAGCGGCCACCAACCCGGCGCGGAGAGCGCCATCTTCTGCGTGCCGGCAAATACCTTCGAACTCGTGGAAATCGCCGCAGCTCGCGACCTCGCCGCCGCCGGCACCGTGGAATCGCGCGCGCCCTTGCGCGCGCCGCTCGACGTCCTTTGTCAGCACATCGTCACCGTTGCCGCCGCGGGCGGATTCCGCGCCGACGCGCTGTTCCGCGAGGTCCGCACCAGCCATGCCTACCGTGATCTCGCGGAGGACGAATGGCGCTGGGCGCTGGAATTTGCGGCGACCGGTGGAGAAACGCTGCGGGCTTATCCCGAGTTTGCGCGGCTCGTGCAGACGGACGGACTCTACGCTCTCCGCGAGGAACGCGTCGCGAAGCAGCACCGGATGAATATTGGCACGATCACGAGCGACGCCTCGGTCACGGTCGCCTTCCAAAACGGCGCGCGCCTCGGCTCCATCGAGGAATCCTTCATCGCAAAGCTGCGGCCCGGCGATCGCTTCCTCTTCGGCGGCCGGAATCTCGAACTCGTCCGCGTGCGCGATCTGCGCGCGATCGTTCGTCTTGGCGGCAAACGCCCCACGACCGTTCCGCGCTGGATGGGCGGCAAGATGCCGCTCTCGAGCTGCCTCTCCCTCGGCGTGCGCCGCCGCCTCGACGCGGTCGAACGAAACGCGCCCGCCGATACCGAGGAAATGCGCCGCCTCGCCCCGATTCTCGCCGTGCAGAAGCGACTCTCCCGCGTTCCCGCCGCCGGCGAACTCCTCATCGAGCGTCTGCGCACCCGCGAAGGCCACCACATCTTCTTCTATCCACTCGAGGGACGCCTCGTGCACGAGGGACTCGCCGCGCTCTTCGCGTTTCGCATCGCCCGTCGCGAACCGCTTACTTTCTCCCTCGCCGTGAACGACTACGGATTCGAGCTGCTCTCGGCAAAGCCCGCCCCGCTGGAGGACGCCCTCACCGGAGGCCTCTTCGCGGAGGAAAATCTGCTCGCCGACATCCTCGGCAGCATTCATTCCGCCGAGATGGCTCGCCGCCGTTTCCGGGAGATCGCCCGCGTCGCCGGCCTTGTGAACGAAGGCGTCGGCCGCGCCCGCAAATCCGCCCGGCAGCTTACGATTTCCTCGTCGCTGCTTTACGACGTCTTCGCCAGATACGATCCCGGGAACCGCCTCCTCGCCCAGGCCACGCACGAAGTCATGGAGAGCGAGCTCGAGCAGACCCGTCTCCGCGAGACTCTCGCCCAGCTCCGCGAGCGCGCCCTGGTGATCGTCGACGCCGAAGCGCCCACCCCCTTCGCTTATCCACTCTTCGTTGCCCGGTTTCGCGAACAATTATCCACCGAGGAGCTCGCGACGCGCGTGTCCCGCATGGAGGCCGCCATGGAAAAGGTGGTCGCATCATGA
- a CDS encoding dienelactone hydrolase family protein: protein MNETLLIAALAFTPLTAVTATNARRTTDHLRLGQREIRVEFFAPHDAPASRTVLLFHGVGGLLGDGALMRRTARALVAMGFRAGIVHYFNATGTLFATHANVRDHAGDWRTAIEFVARHYAAEDGAPVGLFGYSLGGFLAVGAAPELPQVGGIVVLAGGILSEHESAVPGHLPPLLILHGGADTRVPPERAEALARLGRLAGAPVEAVIYAGEGHTFSTRAERDALERSGRFFAERLQAGAGR, encoded by the coding sequence ATGAACGAGACTTTGCTCATCGCGGCGCTGGCCTTCACTCCGCTCACGGCAGTGACCGCCACGAACGCCCGCCGCACAACCGATCACCTGCGCCTGGGGCAGCGCGAAATTCGCGTGGAATTCTTCGCGCCGCACGACGCGCCCGCCTCGCGCACCGTCCTGCTGTTCCACGGAGTCGGCGGCCTGCTCGGGGATGGCGCACTCATGCGCCGGACGGCGCGCGCCCTCGTGGCCATGGGCTTCCGGGCCGGCATCGTCCACTACTTCAACGCCACCGGCACGCTCTTCGCAACACACGCAAATGTCCGTGATCATGCCGGCGACTGGCGGACCGCCATCGAGTTCGTTGCCCGGCACTACGCGGCCGAGGACGGCGCCCCGGTGGGCCTCTTCGGGTATTCGCTGGGCGGCTTTCTCGCCGTCGGCGCCGCGCCGGAGCTGCCGCAGGTCGGCGGCATCGTCGTGCTGGCGGGAGGGATTCTTTCCGAACACGAGTCCGCCGTGCCCGGTCACCTGCCGCCGCTGCTCATCCTGCACGGCGGGGCGGACACCCGCGTGCCGCCGGAACGAGCCGAAGCCCTCGCCCGCCTCGGGCGACTGGCCGGCGCGCCGGTCGAGGCCGTGATTTATGCCGGAGAAGGCCACACGTTCAGCACGCGGGCGGAACGCGATGCCCTCGAGCGGAGTGGCCGGTTCTTCGCCGAGCGGCTTCAAGCTGGCGCCGGGCGCTGA
- a CDS encoding dimethylamine monooxygenase subunit DmmA family protein — MRSKPVYAPLAPVAGAERHVLVSWGESGARAVGRALPLSGEWVCLHGGGETPLEAVAMADQAGLLLRLGEELRVSPASTVLAVAGPEQFVWECCRVGRGCGMSREQMLAELAGSAARSVYCVHCKAITPGVTTNPVRCASCGQALLVRDHFSRLMVAFAGVRIDAETPGDVPETEELFA; from the coding sequence GTGCGAAGCAAACCGGTCTACGCGCCGCTCGCCCCGGTGGCTGGCGCGGAGCGGCATGTTTTGGTGAGTTGGGGTGAATCGGGAGCGCGTGCTGTGGGGCGCGCGCTCCCTCTCTCCGGCGAATGGGTCTGCCTGCACGGTGGCGGCGAGACTCCTCTGGAAGCGGTCGCGATGGCGGATCAGGCCGGGTTGCTGTTGCGCCTCGGGGAGGAACTTCGCGTCAGCCCGGCCTCGACGGTGCTCGCGGTGGCCGGCCCCGAGCAGTTCGTCTGGGAATGCTGCCGCGTGGGCCGCGGGTGCGGGATGAGTCGGGAGCAGATGCTGGCGGAGTTGGCCGGCAGCGCGGCGCGGTCGGTGTATTGCGTGCATTGCAAGGCGATCACGCCGGGCGTCACGACGAATCCCGTGCGCTGCGCGAGCTGCGGCCAGGCATTGCTGGTGCGCGACCACTTTTCCCGGCTGATGGTCGCCTTCGCCGGCGTGCGCATCGATGCGGAAACTCCGGGCGACGTTCCGGAAACGGAGGAGCTCTTCGCATGA
- a CDS encoding alkene reductase: MSSILQTPLRAGAFHLSNRVVMAPLTRCRASAGRVPNAMMAEYYRQRASAGMILSEATSVDPTGVGYPDTPGIWSEEQVAGWRLVTDAVHGAGGTILLQLWHVGRISDPLYLDGQTPVAPSAIRPAGHVSLVRPMKDFVTPRALERAEIPGIVEAYRRGAENAKRAGFDGVEIHGANGYLLDQFLQTSTNHRTDDYGGPVENRARLLLEATDAAISVWGTDRVGVHLAPRGDSHDMGDENPAETFGHVARELGRRGIAFICSREAYDGAELGPELKRQFGGVYIANQVFTQAAAEAAIESGGADAVAWGQLFIANPDLPRRFADGAPLNEPRPELFYGGTEVGYLDYPTLEPAAA; this comes from the coding sequence ATGTCATCGATCCTGCAGACCCCGCTTCGCGCCGGTGCTTTCCATCTTTCGAACCGCGTGGTCATGGCCCCGCTCACCCGCTGCCGCGCCAGCGCCGGCCGTGTGCCGAATGCCATGATGGCCGAGTATTATCGCCAGCGGGCCTCGGCGGGAATGATCCTCAGCGAGGCGACGAGCGTCGACCCGACGGGCGTCGGCTATCCGGACACGCCGGGCATCTGGTCCGAGGAGCAGGTCGCGGGCTGGCGGCTGGTGACAGATGCCGTTCACGGGGCCGGTGGCACGATCCTGCTCCAGCTCTGGCACGTCGGCCGCATTTCGGATCCGCTCTACCTCGATGGCCAGACACCCGTTGCGCCCAGCGCCATCCGCCCGGCCGGCCATGTCAGCCTCGTCCGGCCGATGAAGGATTTTGTGACGCCGCGCGCGCTCGAGCGCGCGGAGATTCCAGGCATCGTCGAGGCGTATCGACGCGGGGCCGAGAACGCGAAGCGGGCCGGCTTCGACGGCGTGGAAATCCACGGCGCCAACGGCTATCTGCTCGATCAGTTTCTCCAGACGAGCACCAATCACCGCACCGACGACTATGGTGGCCCGGTCGAGAATCGCGCCCGTCTGCTGCTCGAGGCCACGGATGCCGCGATCTCCGTCTGGGGGACGGATCGGGTCGGCGTGCATCTTGCGCCGCGTGGTGATTCGCACGACATGGGCGACGAGAATCCGGCTGAGACTTTCGGCCATGTCGCGCGCGAGCTTGGCCGGCGCGGCATCGCCTTCATTTGCTCGAGAGAGGCCTACGATGGCGCGGAGCTCGGCCCGGAGCTGAAGCGGCAGTTCGGCGGCGTGTATATCGCGAACCAGGTTTTCACGCAGGCCGCGGCGGAAGCTGCGATCGAGTCCGGCGGCGCGGATGCCGTGGCATGGGGCCAGCTGTTCATCGCAAATCCCGATCTGCCCCGGCGGTTCGCGGACGGCGCGCCGTTGAACGAGCCTCGCCCTGAGCTTTTCTACGGGGGAACCGAAGTGGGATATCTCGATTATCCCACGCTCGAGCCGGCGGCGGCCTAA
- the pdeM gene encoding ligase-associated DNA damage response endonuclease PdeM translates to MIVDLAGESVTLDADRALVWRDIVVVADPHFGKDASARAHSIGIPPGTTSDDLVRLDALLARHTARELWLLGDVFDSEFASEPATIDALAAWRTRHDRIAMRMVAGNHDRRALALTEAAGFELLPDLAAIGPWRLSHHPQEAPAGHVLCGHIHPGLLLKGPGRERLRLPAFILGTRRSILPAFGGMTGLASCELKKDERGFVIAGRILGPLHTSWT, encoded by the coding sequence ATGATCGTCGACCTCGCCGGCGAATCCGTCACCCTCGACGCGGACCGCGCCCTCGTCTGGCGCGACATCGTCGTCGTGGCCGATCCGCATTTCGGCAAGGACGCATCTGCGCGCGCCCACTCCATTGGGATCCCACCCGGCACCACGAGTGATGATCTGGTGCGGCTCGACGCCCTGCTCGCTCGGCACACCGCCCGAGAACTCTGGCTGCTCGGCGACGTCTTCGACTCCGAATTCGCCAGCGAACCCGCAACCATCGACGCCCTTGCCGCATGGAGGACGAGGCACGACCGCATCGCGATGCGCATGGTCGCGGGAAACCACGATCGCCGCGCCCTTGCGCTGACGGAAGCCGCTGGATTCGAGCTGCTACCGGACCTTGCCGCGATCGGTCCGTGGCGACTTTCCCATCACCCGCAGGAGGCCCCGGCCGGGCACGTGCTGTGCGGTCACATTCACCCCGGTCTGCTGCTGAAAGGCCCCGGTCGCGAGCGGCTACGACTCCCCGCATTCATCCTCGGAACTCGCCGCAGCATCCTGCCGGCCTTCGGAGGAATGACGGGGCTCGCCTCCTGTGAACTCAAAAAAGATGAACGCGGATTCGTCATCGCCGGTCGAATACTAGGTCCGCTTCACACGTCTTGGACGTAG
- a CDS encoding P-II family nitrogen regulator: protein MKKIEAIIKPFKLDEVKEAVASLGIEGMTVTEVRGFGRQKGQTEIYRGSEYSVDFMPKIKVEVVAPDAVADDLVTAMASAAKTGKIGDGKIFVSTIDAAVRIRTGETAEAAV, encoded by the coding sequence ATGAAGAAGATCGAAGCCATCATCAAGCCATTCAAGCTCGATGAAGTGAAGGAGGCCGTCGCGAGCCTCGGAATCGAGGGAATGACGGTGACCGAGGTGCGTGGATTCGGCCGCCAGAAAGGGCAGACGGAAATCTACCGCGGGAGCGAATACTCGGTGGATTTCATGCCGAAGATCAAGGTGGAGGTCGTCGCTCCCGACGCCGTGGCCGACGACCTCGTTACGGCGATGGCCAGCGCCGCGAAGACGGGAAAAATCGGCGACGGAAAAATCTTCGTCTCCACCATCGACGCGGCGGTGCGCATCCGCACTGGCGAAACCGCCGAAGCGGCGGTTTAG
- a CDS encoding helix-turn-helix transcriptional regulator, producing MKSYRHPPLRSITLPTVMQALSDPWRLKIVRQLLDAGEREFTCSDFPMDVSKATRSHHFQVLREAGLVRMRSAGNTCRTSLRREDVDKRFPGLLEIVGAEKVGS from the coding sequence ATGAAAAGCTACCGTCATCCCCCGCTCCGCTCCATCACGCTCCCCACCGTGATGCAGGCCCTGTCGGACCCCTGGCGGCTGAAAATCGTGCGTCAGTTGCTCGACGCGGGCGAGCGGGAGTTCACCTGCAGCGATTTCCCGATGGATGTGAGCAAGGCGACGCGCTCGCACCACTTTCAGGTGCTGCGCGAGGCCGGGCTGGTGCGGATGCGCAGTGCGGGAAATACCTGCCGCACGTCGCTCCGTCGCGAGGACGTCGACAAGCGGTTCCCCGGCCTGCTGGAGATCGTCGGGGCCGAAAAAGTCGGAAGCTAG
- the trpS gene encoding tryptophan--tRNA ligase, which produces MRILSGIQPSGKLHLGNYFGMMRPAIELQDQGEAFYFIADYHALTTVRDPAALRAHSRELAIDFLACGLDPARACFFRQSDVKAVTELAWILSTVTPMGLLERCHSYKDKTARGFGASHGLFAYPVLMAADILLYDSDLVPVGKDQKQHLEVTRDIAIKINELYGDVFKLPEPSIRADTATVPGLDGAKMSKSYDNTIEIFTEEKPLRKKIMGIQTDSTPVEAPKPTDDSVILALYKLVASDSDYAAMVAAFQAGGTGYGDFKKTLFAATWDYFAPMRERRAEIVADPAFVDDVLRAGAERANAIAGKVMARVRKAVGLA; this is translated from the coding sequence ATGCGTATTTTGTCCGGCATTCAACCCTCGGGAAAACTCCATCTCGGAAACTACTTCGGGATGATGCGCCCTGCCATCGAGCTGCAGGATCAGGGAGAAGCCTTTTACTTTATTGCGGATTATCACGCTCTCACCACGGTTCGCGACCCGGCGGCGCTCCGGGCGCATTCCCGCGAACTCGCGATCGATTTTCTGGCCTGCGGCCTCGACCCGGCGCGGGCGTGCTTTTTCCGGCAGTCCGACGTGAAAGCCGTCACCGAGCTGGCGTGGATCCTCAGCACGGTCACCCCGATGGGCCTGCTCGAGCGTTGCCATTCCTACAAGGACAAGACGGCGCGTGGCTTCGGGGCTTCGCACGGGCTCTTCGCGTATCCCGTGCTGATGGCGGCGGACATCCTCCTCTACGACAGCGATCTCGTGCCGGTCGGCAAGGATCAGAAGCAACACCTCGAGGTCACGCGCGACATCGCGATCAAGATCAACGAGCTCTACGGCGATGTTTTCAAGCTGCCCGAGCCGAGCATTCGCGCCGACACCGCGACGGTGCCCGGCCTCGACGGCGCGAAGATGAGCAAGAGTTACGACAACACGATCGAGATTTTCACGGAGGAGAAGCCGCTCCGCAAAAAGATCATGGGCATTCAGACGGATTCGACGCCGGTCGAGGCGCCGAAACCGACCGACGACTCCGTCATCCTCGCGCTTTACAAGCTGGTCGCGTCGGATTCGGATTACGCGGCAATGGTCGCGGCTTTCCAGGCTGGCGGCACGGGCTACGGCGATTTCAAGAAGACGCTGTTCGCCGCGACGTGGGATTATTTCGCGCCGATGCGCGAGCGTCGGGCCGAGATCGTCGCCGATCCCGCCTTCGTGGACGACGTGTTGCGCGCCGGTGCGGAGAGGGCGAACGCCATCGCCGGGAAGGTGATGGCGCGCGTGCGCAAGGCGGTCGGTCTCGCCTAG
- a CDS encoding DUF3445 domain-containing protein has product MNSELASAPPPPMAERFRNSAVAIARFPFPFTGDSYEYTVNLVKAGQGAPGAFDEHWFDIDEHYVAEMELRALVLEQDPDRYLSLPHMIEHQWDVLELIMEHYAADYPEHFSLTRDGDLWTWENRLLGLRDTFTFGDPRTLPREPLDYIARQAQGDWVALDVRDGDLWLDAGMLTFPADWSLKFDMGMSFEEWHGPVPMAHEAGVFKRAKQFLLRITPEEPWQRFNWTMTVGRRWDTSSETYDQWGIDRTTITPENVGEKVHLRVEVQVLPRLPRSNGLLFQIRTYLISLEELVTNPAWANRLRRVLQSLPPEIADYKGLSRYRQTVIDFLEPYEDGQP; this is encoded by the coding sequence ATGAACTCCGAACTCGCCTCCGCACCACCGCCGCCGATGGCGGAACGCTTCCGCAACAGCGCGGTCGCCATTGCGCGATTTCCGTTCCCGTTCACCGGCGACAGCTACGAATACACCGTCAATCTCGTGAAGGCCGGGCAGGGCGCGCCGGGTGCGTTCGACGAGCATTGGTTCGACATCGACGAGCACTACGTCGCCGAGATGGAGCTGCGGGCCCTCGTGCTCGAGCAGGATCCCGACCGCTACCTCTCGCTGCCCCACATGATCGAGCACCAGTGGGACGTGCTCGAACTCATCATGGAGCACTACGCCGCCGATTATCCGGAGCACTTCTCGCTCACGCGCGACGGCGACCTGTGGACGTGGGAAAATCGCCTGCTCGGCCTGCGCGACACCTTCACCTTCGGTGATCCGCGCACGTTGCCGCGCGAGCCGCTCGATTACATCGCCCGGCAGGCGCAGGGCGACTGGGTGGCGCTGGACGTGCGCGATGGCGACCTCTGGCTCGACGCCGGCATGCTCACTTTTCCTGCCGACTGGTCGCTCAAGTTCGACATGGGCATGTCGTTCGAGGAATGGCACGGCCCCGTGCCGATGGCGCACGAGGCCGGCGTCTTCAAGCGGGCGAAGCAATTCCTGCTCCGCATCACGCCGGAGGAGCCGTGGCAGCGCTTCAACTGGACGATGACGGTCGGCCGGCGCTGGGACACGTCGAGCGAGACCTACGACCAGTGGGGCATCGACCGAACGACGATCACGCCAGAGAACGTCGGCGAAAAGGTGCACCTGCGCGTCGAAGTGCAGGTGCTCCCGCGCCTGCCGCGCAGCAACGGCCTGCTGTTTCAGATTCGCACGTATCTGATCAGCCTCGAAGAGCTCGTCACGAACCCGGCCTGGGCGAACCGCCTGCGTCGCGTGCTCCAGTCGCTGCCCCCCGAGATCGCCGATTACAAGGGCCTCTCGCGCTATCGGCAGACGGTCATCGATTTCCTGGAACCCTACGAGGACGGACAACCATGA
- a CDS encoding PDR/VanB family oxidoreductase: MTAQPVRVGRVEELTPGVRRFTLVPERGALPAFSGGSHIGVMLPDAGAARRNSYSLTSSPYERSFFQIAVKREPASRGGSAYLHESVREGSRLEIAAPVNQFPLANTGRHHLLIAGGIGITPFLSQIESLQRWGHSFELHDCYRGAENAPFLAELRERLGPRFHGYDTSRGARPDLVALLRAQVTGAHVYVCGPAGLIDAVVAAARTLGWPRHHVHFERFSAGPQAPTRPFVARLARSGQDVSVSGGSSLLDALDAAGHAVPYSCRIGGCGTCEVAVIEGEVDHRDHCWTDEDRAGDRRILACISRAKNGHLVLDL; encoded by the coding sequence ATGACGGCGCAACCCGTGCGAGTGGGGCGCGTGGAGGAACTCACGCCCGGCGTGCGGCGGTTCACGCTCGTGCCGGAGCGAGGAGCCCTGCCGGCCTTCTCGGGTGGCAGTCACATTGGGGTGATGTTGCCGGACGCCGGCGCGGCGAGGCGGAATTCGTATTCGCTCACGAGCTCGCCCTATGAGCGTTCGTTTTTCCAGATCGCGGTGAAGCGCGAGCCGGCCTCGCGCGGCGGCTCGGCCTACCTGCACGAGTCCGTGCGCGAGGGTTCGCGGCTTGAGATCGCGGCGCCGGTGAACCAGTTCCCGCTCGCGAATACGGGGCGGCATCATCTGCTCATCGCCGGCGGCATCGGCATCACGCCGTTCCTCTCGCAAATCGAGTCGCTGCAGCGCTGGGGGCATTCCTTCGAGTTGCACGATTGCTATCGCGGCGCGGAGAACGCCCCGTTCCTCGCGGAATTGCGGGAGCGCCTCGGCCCCCGGTTTCACGGTTACGATACGAGCCGCGGCGCGCGTCCCGACCTCGTCGCCCTGCTCCGCGCGCAGGTGACGGGCGCGCATGTCTACGTGTGTGGTCCCGCAGGATTGATCGATGCCGTGGTCGCGGCCGCCCGCACCCTTGGCTGGCCGCGCCATCACGTCCATTTCGAGCGGTTTTCCGCCGGGCCGCAGGCGCCCACGAGGCCGTTTGTCGCGCGGCTGGCGCGCTCCGGACAGGATGTCTCCGTTTCGGGGGGAAGTTCGCTGCTCGACGCGCTTGATGCCGCCGGCCACGCGGTGCCGTATTCCTGCCGGATCGGCGGTTGCGGCACGTGCGAGGTGGCTGTCATCGAAGGAGAAGTCGATCACCGCGACCATTGCTGGACCGACGAAGATCGCGCCGGCGACCGCCGCATCCTCGCCTGCATCTCCCGGGCCAAAAACGGCCACCTCGTCCTCGACCTATGA
- a CDS encoding alpha/beta hydrolase: MISFLRWFGRVVFALLVVVLLAGIYVAVQFEDWKKGRLAELDAGSKIVATAAGDVEYAERGAGPPVLVIHGAPGGYDQALLIGDTLAKDGFRVIAPSRPGFLRTPFTTGFLFEDQADALAALLDTLQVPRVAVLGFSTGSPVAVQFALRHPDRTSALALLSPVAVIYDRAFPHEPSPLLSEAALLNTTGDMGSWFFLEQMRRDPRWMLDATFSVDTDLGPAARGRLVDFVLGNPSQLTFLRGLLNSQAPLSLRESGTRNDILQLRRMSPVPYDKLTVPTLVVTGSADGGRKWVDPKAITTALPSARTLAVADAGHLVWFGPNAAAAQQAVVDFLKAPPPLPTPTPPPASSPTPASPAP; encoded by the coding sequence ATGATCTCCTTCCTCCGCTGGTTCGGCCGCGTGGTGTTTGCGCTGCTCGTGGTGGTGCTGCTCGCCGGCATCTACGTCGCGGTGCAGTTCGAGGATTGGAAGAAGGGCCGCCTTGCCGAGCTCGACGCCGGCTCGAAGATCGTCGCCACCGCCGCTGGCGACGTCGAATACGCCGAGCGCGGCGCCGGCCCGCCCGTGCTCGTGATTCACGGCGCTCCGGGCGGCTACGACCAGGCCCTGCTCATCGGCGACACCCTCGCGAAGGATGGCTTTCGCGTGATCGCGCCCTCCCGCCCCGGCTTCCTGCGCACGCCGTTTACGACGGGTTTTCTTTTCGAAGACCAGGCCGACGCCCTCGCCGCGCTGCTCGACACGCTCCAGGTGCCACGCGTCGCCGTGCTCGGCTTTTCGACCGGATCGCCGGTCGCGGTGCAGTTCGCCCTCCGCCATCCGGACCGCACTTCCGCCCTTGCCCTCCTTTCTCCGGTCGCGGTGATCTACGATCGCGCGTTTCCCCACGAGCCGAGCCCTCTCCTTTCCGAGGCCGCCCTCCTGAACACCACCGGCGACATGGGCTCGTGGTTCTTTCTCGAGCAAATGCGTCGCGACCCGCGCTGGATGCTCGACGCCACGTTCTCGGTCGACACCGACCTCGGCCCCGCCGCCCGCGGCCGCCTCGTCGACTTTGTCCTCGGCAACCCGTCGCAACTCACCTTCCTCCGCGGCCTGCTGAACTCCCAGGCCCCGTTGAGTCTCCGCGAAAGCGGCACCCGTAACGACATCCTTCAGCTGCGGAGAATGTCGCCGGTGCCCTACGACAAACTCACCGTCCCCACGCTTGTCGTCACCGGCAGCGCCGACGGCGGCCGAAAGTGGGTCGACCCGAAGGCCATCACCACCGCCCTTCCCTCGGCGAGGACTCTTGCCGTTGCCGACGCCGGCCACCTTGTCTGGTTCGGCCCGAACGCCGCCGCGGCCCAACAGGCCGTCGTCGATTTCCTCAAAGCCCCGCCGCCGCTACCGACCCCCACGCCCCCGCCGGCATCATCTCCGACCCCGGCGTCGCCCGCACCCTGA